In Nocardia asteroides, a single genomic region encodes these proteins:
- a CDS encoding DNA-directed RNA polymerase subunit alpha encodes MLISQRPTLTEEVVAENRSRFTIEPLEPGFGYTLGNSLRRTLLSSIPGAAVTSIRIDGVLHEFTTVPGVKEDVTDIILNLKGLVVSSEEDEPVTMYVRKQGPGTVTAGDIVPPAGVVVHNPDMHIATLNDKGKLEIELVVERGRGYVPAVQNKASGAEIGRIPVDSIYSPVLKVTYKVEATRVEQRTDFDRLVLDVETKNSITARDALASAGKTLVELFGLARELNVEAEGIEIGPSPAEADHIASFGLPIEDLDLTVRSYNCLKREGVHTVGELVARTESDLLDIRNFGQKSIDEVKVKLHALGLSLKDSPASFDPSSVVGYDANTGTWSDSGTFTDTDGGEQDYAETEQL; translated from the coding sequence ATGCTGATTTCCCAGCGTCCGACGCTGACCGAAGAGGTCGTGGCGGAGAACCGCTCGAGGTTCACCATCGAACCGCTCGAGCCGGGCTTCGGCTACACCCTCGGCAACTCGCTGCGCCGTACCCTGCTGTCCTCGATCCCGGGGGCCGCGGTCACGAGCATCCGCATCGACGGCGTGCTCCACGAGTTCACCACCGTCCCCGGGGTGAAGGAGGATGTCACCGACATCATCCTGAACCTCAAGGGCCTGGTCGTGTCCTCGGAGGAGGACGAGCCGGTGACGATGTACGTCCGCAAGCAGGGCCCGGGCACCGTCACCGCCGGTGACATCGTGCCCCCGGCGGGTGTCGTCGTACACAACCCGGACATGCACATCGCCACCCTGAACGACAAGGGCAAGCTCGAGATCGAGCTGGTCGTCGAGCGGGGCCGCGGCTACGTGCCCGCCGTGCAGAACAAGGCGTCCGGCGCGGAGATCGGCCGGATCCCGGTCGATTCGATCTACTCGCCGGTGCTCAAGGTGACCTACAAGGTCGAGGCCACCCGCGTCGAGCAGCGCACCGACTTCGACCGGCTCGTCCTCGACGTCGAGACCAAGAACTCCATCACCGCGCGGGACGCGCTCGCTTCGGCGGGCAAGACCCTGGTCGAGCTCTTCGGCCTGGCCCGCGAGCTGAACGTGGAGGCCGAGGGCATCGAGATCGGGCCGTCGCCCGCCGAGGCGGATCACATCGCCTCGTTCGGGCTGCCGATCGAGGACCTGGATCTCACCGTCCGCTCCTACAACTGCCTCAAGCGTGAGGGTGTGCACACGGTGGGCGAGCTCGTCGCCCGCACCGAGTCGGATCTGCTCGACATCCGCAACTTCGGCCAGAAGTCCATCGACGAGGTCAAGGTCAAGCTGCACGCGCTCGGCCTCTCGCTGAAGGACAGCCCGGCCTCGTTCGACCCGTCCTCCGTGGTCGGGTACGACGCGAACACCGGGACCTGGAGCGACAGCGGAACGTTCACCGACACCGACGGCGGCGAGCAGGACTACGCCGAGACCGAACAGCTCTAG
- the infA gene encoding translation initiation factor IF-1: MAKKDGAIEVEGRVVEPLPNAMFRIELENGHKVLAHISGKMRQHYIRILPEDRVVVELSPYDLSRGRIVYRYK, translated from the coding sequence ATGGCGAAAAAAGACGGGGCCATCGAGGTCGAGGGTCGGGTTGTCGAGCCGCTGCCGAATGCGATGTTCCGGATCGAGCTCGAGAACGGACACAAGGTTCTCGCGCACATCAGCGGGAAGATGCGGCAGCACTACATCCGCATCCTTCCCGAGGATCGGGTGGTCGTCGAGCTGTCGCCGTACGACCTGTCCCGCGGCCGGATCGTCTACCGCTACAAGTGA
- the rplQ gene encoding 50S ribosomal protein L17, whose translation MPKPKKGARFGGSASHQKAIFANLATALFEHGRITTTESKAKALRPYAEKLVTKAKGGTLADRREVLKVIRNKTVVHELFATIGPSFEGREGGYTRITKTLPRKGDNAPMAVIELVREKTVSNEADRARRVASSKKAEPVAEAPAVEETEVEETETEAAEAPEAEVAEAEAAEDKAAEDKKES comes from the coding sequence ATGCCCAAGCCCAAGAAGGGTGCTCGCTTCGGCGGGTCGGCGTCGCACCAGAAGGCGATCTTCGCCAACCTGGCGACGGCGCTCTTCGAGCACGGTCGGATCACGACCACCGAATCCAAGGCCAAGGCGCTGCGGCCGTACGCCGAGAAGCTGGTCACCAAGGCGAAGGGCGGCACCCTCGCCGACCGTCGCGAGGTGCTCAAGGTGATCCGGAACAAGACCGTCGTGCACGAGCTGTTCGCCACGATCGGCCCGTCGTTCGAGGGTCGCGAAGGCGGCTACACCCGCATCACCAAGACGCTGCCGCGCAAGGGCGACAACGCCCCCATGGCCGTGATCGAGCTGGTCCGGGAGAAGACCGTGTCCAACGAGGCCGATCGCGCTCGCCGCGTGGCCTCCTCCAAGAAGGCCGAGCCGGTCGCCGAGGCGCCTGCCGTCGAGGAGACCGAGGTCGAGGAGACCGAGACCGAGGCCGCCGAGGCGCCCGAGGCCGAGGTTGCCGAAGCTGAGGCCGCCGAGGACAAGGCCGCCGAGGACAAGAAGGAATCCTGA
- the rpmJ gene encoding 50S ribosomal protein L36: MKVQPSVKKICEKCKVIRRHGRVMVICENLRHKQRQG, from the coding sequence GTGAAGGTTCAGCCGAGCGTCAAGAAGATCTGCGAGAAGTGCAAGGTGATCCGCCGGCACGGGCGGGTCATGGTGATCTGCGAGAACCTGCGGCACAAGCAGCGTCAGGGCTGA
- the rpsK gene encoding 30S ribosomal protein S11, whose amino-acid sequence MPPKSRASGPKKSQKARRREKKNIPHAHAHIKSTFNNTIVSITDPSGNVISWASSGHVGFKGSRKSTPFAAQLAAENAARKAQENGVKKVDVFVKGPGSGRETAIRSLQAAGLEVGTISDVTPQPHNGCRPPKRRRV is encoded by the coding sequence ATGCCTCCGAAGAGCCGGGCCTCGGGCCCGAAGAAGTCCCAGAAGGCGCGTCGCAGGGAAAAGAAGAACATCCCGCACGCCCACGCGCACATCAAGAGCACGTTCAACAACACGATCGTGTCGATCACCGACCCCAGCGGCAACGTCATCTCCTGGGCGTCGTCGGGCCACGTCGGGTTCAAGGGCTCGCGCAAGTCGACCCCGTTCGCCGCCCAGCTGGCCGCCGAGAACGCTGCCCGCAAGGCGCAGGAGAACGGCGTCAAGAAGGTCGACGTGTTCGTCAAGGGCCCGGGCTCGGGCCGCGAGACCGCGATCCGTTCGCTGCAGGCCGCAGGCCTGGAAGTCGGCACGATCTCCGATGTCACCCCGCAGCCGCACAACGGCTGCCGTCCGCCCAAGCGGCGTCGCGTCTAA
- the rpsD gene encoding 30S ribosomal protein S4: MARYTGPITRKSRRLRVDLVGGDKAFERRPYPPGQHGRARIKESEYLLQLQEKQKARFSYGVMEKQFRRYYEEANRQKGKTGDNLLRLLETRLDNVVYRAGIARTRRQARQLVSHGHFLVNGIKVDVPSYRVSQYDIIDVKEKSLPTLPFQVARETVGDRPLPGWLQVLPGRLRILIHQEPERAQIDVPLQEQLIVEYYSK; encoded by the coding sequence ATGGCCCGTTATACCGGACCCATCACCCGCAAGTCGCGGCGTCTCCGCGTCGACCTGGTCGGCGGCGACAAAGCCTTCGAGCGGCGCCCCTACCCGCCCGGCCAGCACGGCCGGGCGCGGATCAAGGAGAGCGAGTACCTGCTCCAGCTGCAGGAGAAGCAGAAGGCCCGCTTCTCCTACGGCGTCATGGAGAAGCAGTTCCGCCGCTACTACGAAGAGGCGAACCGCCAGAAGGGCAAGACGGGTGACAACCTGCTCCGCCTGCTGGAGACCCGCCTCGACAACGTCGTGTACCGCGCAGGCATCGCGCGCACCCGCCGGCAGGCCCGTCAGCTCGTGAGCCACGGCCACTTCCTGGTCAACGGCATCAAGGTCGACGTGCCCAGCTACCGCGTGAGCCAGTACGACATCATCGATGTCAAGGAGAAGTCGCTCCCGACGCTGCCCTTCCAGGTGGCGCGCGAGACCGTCGGCGACCGGCCCCTCCCGGGCTGGCTGCAGGTGCTCCCGGGCCGGCTGCGGATCCTGATCCACCAGGAGCCGGAGCGCGCCCAGATCGATGTGCCGCTGCAGGAACAGCTGATCGTCGAGTACTACTCGAAGTAG
- the rpsM gene encoding 30S ribosomal protein S13 produces MARLMGVDLPREKRMEIALTYIFGIGRTRSHEILAATGVSPDLRSKDLSDDDLTRLRDYIEASDLKVEGDLRREVQADIRRKIEIGCYQGIRHRRGLPVRGQRTKTNARTRKGPKKTVAGKKK; encoded by the coding sequence ATGGCACGTCTCATGGGCGTTGATCTCCCGCGCGAAAAGCGCATGGAGATCGCGCTGACCTACATTTTCGGCATCGGCCGTACCCGTTCCCACGAGATCCTCGCCGCCACCGGGGTCAGCCCCGACCTGCGGTCGAAGGATCTGAGCGACGACGACCTGACCCGGCTCCGCGATTACATCGAGGCCTCCGACCTCAAGGTCGAGGGCGACCTGCGCCGCGAGGTGCAGGCCGATATCCGCCGCAAGATCGAGATCGGCTGCTACCAGGGCATCCGGCATCGTCGCGGCCTGCCCGTGCGGGGCCAGCGCACCAAGACCAACGCGCGCACTCGTAAGGGTCCGAAGAAGACCGTCGCCGGTAAGAAGAAGTAA
- a CDS encoding metal-sensitive transcriptional regulator has protein sequence MTDASREHDHTGHGYITAKDDYLKRLRRIEGQARGLQRMVEEEKYCIDILTQVSAMTKALQAVAVGLLEDHISHCVVDAAVAGGPEAEAKIKEATDAIARLVRS, from the coding sequence GTGACCGACGCCAGCCGCGAGCACGACCACACCGGGCACGGCTACATCACCGCGAAGGACGACTACCTCAAGCGGCTGCGCCGCATCGAGGGCCAGGCGCGCGGGCTGCAGCGGATGGTCGAGGAGGAGAAGTACTGCATCGACATCCTCACCCAGGTCTCCGCCATGACGAAGGCGCTGCAGGCGGTGGCGGTCGGGCTGCTCGAGGACCACATCAGCCACTGCGTCGTCGACGCCGCCGTCGCGGGCGGCCCGGAAGCGGAGGCGAAGATCAAAGAGGCGACCGACGCCATAGCCCGCCTCGTCCGCTCCTGA
- the truA gene encoding tRNA pseudouridine(38-40) synthase TruA encodes MTPDSGDEPVTREGGGLVRVRLDIAYDGTEFTGWARQPGLRTVQGVLEESLSKVFRSPVQLTVAGRTDAGVHAEGQVAHFDTAGEFDGAKLVHRLARFLPKDVRVTGARLAPADFDARFSAVRRHYVYRLTTAPYGADPLAARGVVAAKGGLDVEAMRVASRKLLGLNDFAAFCKRREGATTVRELQRYDWEHSGYALTAFVSADAFCWSMVRSLVGAVLAVGEGRRTPEWVGSLLLERERSSSITVAPAHGLSLVAVDYPADADLAARNAQTREMRTVPGPGCCGG; translated from the coding sequence CTGACTCCGGATTCCGGCGACGAGCCCGTCACCCGCGAGGGGGGCGGGCTCGTTCGCGTGCGGCTCGACATCGCCTACGACGGGACCGAGTTCACCGGGTGGGCTCGGCAGCCCGGGCTGCGGACCGTGCAGGGGGTGCTGGAGGAGTCGCTGAGCAAGGTTTTCCGCTCGCCGGTTCAGCTCACCGTGGCGGGGCGCACCGATGCGGGGGTGCACGCGGAGGGGCAGGTCGCGCACTTCGACACCGCCGGGGAGTTCGACGGGGCCAAGCTGGTGCATCGGCTGGCTCGGTTCCTGCCCAAGGATGTTCGGGTCACCGGTGCCCGGCTCGCGCCCGCGGATTTCGATGCTCGGTTCTCCGCTGTGCGGCGGCACTACGTCTATCGGCTGACCACCGCGCCGTACGGTGCCGATCCGCTCGCCGCGCGCGGGGTGGTGGCCGCCAAGGGCGGCCTCGATGTGGAGGCCATGCGTGTGGCCTCGCGGAAATTGCTTGGCCTCAACGATTTCGCGGCCTTCTGCAAGCGGCGCGAGGGGGCGACCACGGTGCGGGAGTTGCAGCGCTACGACTGGGAGCACTCCGGGTACGCGCTCACCGCTTTCGTCAGCGCCGATGCTTTCTGCTGGTCCATGGTGCGGAGTCTGGTCGGCGCGGTGCTGGCTGTGGGGGAGGGGCGGCGGACGCCCGAGTGGGTCGGGAGTCTGCTGCTCGAGCGGGAGCGGTCCAGTTCGATCACCGTCGCCCCGGCGCACGGGCTCAGCCTTGTCGCCGTCGACTACCCCGCCGACGCGGATCTCGCCGCGCGCAACGCGCAGACCCGGGAGATGCGCACCGTGCCCGGGCCGGGGTGCTGCGGCGGCTGA